In Nitrosomonas stercoris, the genomic stretch GTTCGTTTACCAGCGGCCCGATATCTGTTTCCTCAGCCAGCGGATCTCCCATCACCAATTTTTCTACTTCAGCTAGCAATGCGTGCATGTAAGCCGCCTGTACTTCTTGCTGAACAATCACACGCTTGGCGGCGATACAACTTTGGCCATTATTTCTGAATCTGCCTGCCACCGTTGCCTTTGCTGCTGTCGCAACATCTGCATCTGCCAATACAATCAAGGGATCAGAGCCACCCAATTCCAGCACAACCTTTTTTAGATATTTACCAGCCGTTGCAGCAATCGTCTTGCCTGCTTCTGTGCTGCCTGTCAGGGACACTCCTTGACACAACGGGTGTGCGATAATCTGCTCAACTTGCTGATGAGTCGCTAAAATCGTAGCAAACAAACCTGCTGGAAAACCTGCTTCATTAATTATCTTCTGGATACCCAGTGCCGAGCCAGTCACATTACTTGCGTGTTTTAATAGAGCGCCATTACCTGTGAGTAAAGCAGGAACTAAAAAACGAATAACCTGCCAGAACGGAAAATTCCAGGGCATGACTGCCAGGATAACGCCTAATGGTTCAATAACAATACGATGCTTGCGACCATCAGCTGCAACCGTCTCTTCTGCCAGCCAGCTGGTGGCATGGGTAGCATATACCTCACATGCCCAGGCACATTTTTCTATTTCAGCTCTGGCGGAACGAATAGTTTTGCCCATTTCTTCAGACATCAACCGGGCATACTGCTCTGATTTTTCACGTAGCATTTCTGCCAATCGATTTAACAGTACTACTCGCTCGGCAAGTGGAGTTTCTCGCCAGGCAAGCTGCGCTGTATGCGCGTGTGCCAATGCATCCAAAATCATTTGATCAGAATGTTGCGTATAGGTACGCAATGTTTTGCCAGTTGCAGGATTGATGGTCAGGATCATGTTGCTGGAACCAATCAGTATTTGGCTTGCAAAGCAAGCGGAGCCTCTGCTCCCAGTTGTTCTGCAGATAAAAAGCAGATCTCCCCACCTTGTTGCATCGCCAACTCAATAAACGTATCCACCACATCATCCACCACATTTGAAGCCGTGGCAACTTCGTCTATCGTGACAATTTTTTTCTCAAAATCAATCACACCTGGCTGAATATAACCCTGGCGTACAAACAAACGCACGACATTGCCTTCTGTTATTGCCCGGAAAATAGTAGAAAAATCCGTTAGTAATTGATTAGCATTACGCGCCTGCACAATATGTTGCATGGCAATTTCAGCGCGGTTAAGACGATATTCAGCTAACACACTGCGCGCTTCTGGTACTATTTTGTCAGCAGGAATCTTGAGATCAGGCACTGACGTAATCGCTCCAACAATATCGGCAGGTTGATCACACACTTCTTTAAAGAATGCAACATTACGTGTATCGCCAATCACGATAACTGGTAAGCGTTTATTATCAGGATGATTTTGAATTTCCTGTAACCCTTTGTCTACACGATTAAAAAATTCTTTGAGGTTGCTGGTTTCATTAGGCGTTTGTGGACGACTTGGTCCTTTCACCGTCGATAAAAAAGAATTTTCCATCGGGAAACTGCCTACCCGCAAGGTGGTTTTCTCATCAAATTCATGCACTGGGCGATCATTAAATGCTTCGATCAGACGTGCGGAAGTGCGCGAAATAACCAGCATGTGGTAATGAACTGCCTCATTGATTTCTCGCACCAGATCCCGTACTGCAAAAGTATCATCAATAATCACGCGCGCCTTGGTGGAAAACGGAAAGCGAATAACTTGCACACCATGACGGCTGGCAAATACACCCAGGCTATCCAGGTTGTAATTATGATTGAGATCATTTATTTCTTTATGAATAGCATGAATAATAGCCTCGACTTCTCTCTTATCAAGCTGGGCACTGAGTCGATCTTCAGCCTCTTTGAGCAGATTTTTCAGCGTAATTGCATCCTGTTTGTTATCTGGAAAAGTTCGATGAGTGGGCAATAAAATACTAATTGCCAGCTCATTTTTATGTTGGCCAAGTTGATTCAGAAGTGATTTCAAATTCATGAGAACTCCTTGATAGTTCAGTTTAAACCAAAGATTGAAAACAGGTTTTATCCACGCGACTACATATAAAGCTATAAGAACCTGCGCAAGATCTCGCTGAAGATACATTACAATGGTTAATGCGCGTCACGCTGACGCAGCCATGTTGAAAATTCATTCCCTATTTTTGCATGGCGCTCGCCCAGATCAACCGTAGCCTGTAAAAAACCTAATTTACTGCCGCAATCATAACGCACCCCCGCATATCGGTAAGCAAATACTTTTTCACGTTGCATCAATCGAGCAATACCATCTGTCAGCTGAATTTCTCCTCCCACCCCACTGGGCATGTTTTCCAACTCACTGAAAATACCTGGCGTCAAAACATAGCGACCTGCAACCCCCAATGTTGTTGGTGCAACATCAGGCATGGGTTTTTCAATAATTCCACTCACATCTACCAGATTCGGAGCAACATTTTGTCCACTCACTATGCCGTAACGCATGGTATGTTCACGTGGTACATCCTGCACTGCCAGAATACTTGCCTGTTTTTCGGCAAACTGTTTCACCATTTGAGCAATGATAGAAGGTTCTCCAATCATTAAATCATCTGCAAGCAATACTGCGAAAGGTTCTTGCCCCACTAATTCTTTTGCGCATAACACCGCATGCCCCAAACCCATCGCGCGCGATTGGCGAACATAAGTACAAGTCATATCACCAGGAGTAATGCTACGGGCAACATCCAGCAACATATTTTTTCCCGCTAACTCCAGTTCGTTCTCCAGTTCGTAAGCGGTATCAAAATGATCCTCCACACTGCGCTTGGTGCGACCAGTCACAAAGATCATATGTCGTATGCCAGCAGAATATGCCTCTTCAACCGCGTATTGAATCAATGGTTTATCCACAACCGGCAACATCTCCTTGGGAGCAGCTTTAGTTGCAGGCAAGAAACGGGTACCCAACCCCGCAATTGGAAATACAGCTTTTTTTACTTCCTTCATAATTATAAGATCTTGTTATTCACAGATAGATAAGGATACTCGAGCTACACCCATTTTCCTATGACAGAATCATCATGCTTGCCTGACAGAGATAAGCAGATGCAAGTTTATGTGCCTGACTATTCGGATGAACAATTAATAGGGGTCGAATAATTTTCTTTCAAGCAACAACAACTGGAAATCTGATGCGATGCAACACACAATCAAGGCACTTTCATAAATTTGCTGTGATT encodes the following:
- a CDS encoding UTP--glucose-1-phosphate uridylyltransferase — translated: MKEVKKAVFPIAGLGTRFLPATKAAPKEMLPVVDKPLIQYAVEEAYSAGIRHMIFVTGRTKRSVEDHFDTAYELENELELAGKNMLLDVARSITPGDMTCTYVRQSRAMGLGHAVLCAKELVGQEPFAVLLADDLMIGEPSIIAQMVKQFAEKQASILAVQDVPREHTMRYGIVSGQNVAPNLVDVSGIIEKPMPDVAPTTLGVAGRYVLTPGIFSELENMPSGVGGEIQLTDGIARLMQREKVFAYRYAGVRYDCGSKLGFLQATVDLGERHAKIGNEFSTWLRQRDAH
- a CDS encoding succinate-semialdehyde dehydrogenase [NADP(+)]; its protein translation is MILTINPATGKTLRTYTQHSDQMILDALAHAHTAQLAWRETPLAERVVLLNRLAEMLREKSEQYARLMSEEMGKTIRSARAEIEKCAWACEVYATHATSWLAEETVAADGRKHRIVIEPLGVILAVMPWNFPFWQVIRFLVPALLTGNGALLKHASNVTGSALGIQKIINEAGFPAGLFATILATHQQVEQIIAHPLCQGVSLTGSTEAGKTIAATAGKYLKKVVLELGGSDPLIVLADADVATAAKATVAGRFRNNGQSCIAAKRVIVQQEVQAAYMHALLAEVEKLVMGDPLAEETDIGPLVNEQAAEKMEQFVADAFEKGAVVQTGGKRQGAYFFPTVLTNVTAEMAVLTEEVFGPVIPVIVAQTENEVVALANNTRFGLGASVWSQDLAHGERVARKLEAGAVFVNGITKSDPRMPFGGIKESGLGRELSRWGLREFANIKTINVYDG